The genomic window TTCTTGAGAAGGGATTATGGCGCCGTAAGTATCTTTAAGACCTTAGAAGAAAAAGGAGGACGCGCGGGGATCGATCCCAAACAGTTGTTGGTCTCGCTTGTCGTGATTACCTTGTTTATACCGTGTTTTGCCAATTTTCTTGTGATGATCAAAGAGCAAGGGACAAAAAATGCATTCCTCATGTTTGCTTTTATATTTCCCTATTCGATCCTTATTGGCGGTATTTTAAGGGTCATTTTACCGTGATGTTCATGAATGCAGATGCGAGGGAAAATTATATCCATTTCTTATGACGTTGCAGAAGTGTGTATTATCAGAGAAAAAACGGCATGTGAAAATTGCGCTGCCTGTTCGAACAAGATAGGTGTCCATGATATGATAAAAGTGGCTGCAATACAGGGGCTTCAGGTTGGACAGGAGGTTTTATTGCGTGAAACCAGGAATTGGTTTACAAAAAATAAAATCGTGTTTGCGCTGCTTGCCTTCGTGTTTGGAATGATAGTAACCGAGGCAATGTCGACGATCGTATCATTCGGCATTTATCGCACAGAGATTGATTTGCTTGTTGGTGGCTTGATGACAATAATAATGGTGATGGTATTGTGGATCAAGCGTCCACGATATTTTTTTACGATAGAGTTGACAGAAAGGGGAAAGGATTCGCTATGACCGAGCCTTGTCAAGAGGAAATTCTGGAGTTAATATGGACCATAGATGAAGAGATCGGAAAGGTCGAAAGAGATTCATTAATAAAAAAGATAAACCTTCCTTCAGCAGAACAGCTATTAAATACTCTGATTCACGAAAACTATGTGACCATATCAGATAGTAAGGTAGCGCTTACCAAGAAAGGCCTGGCTGATGCGCGACTCGTCATCAGAAGACACCGTCTTGCTGAAAGACTGTTAAACGACGTTTTAGATGTAAAAGAAGATGCCATGGATTCCAGTGCATGCAAGTTTGAACATATTCTGGATGAGGAAGTCACAACGAGTATATGCACTTTATTAGGACATCCGGTAAGTTGTCCTCACGGGAAAGCAATTCCGCCCGGGGAATGTTGTGCGAAAGCGAACAAAGAGATACGGCCAATTGTAATGCCTTTATCAGATTTAAAATCCGGGGATGAGGCAAAGATAGCTTATATAGTAACAAAATTTCATGGCCGACTTGACAGGCTCTCCTCTATGGGCTTATTACCTGGCGTCCAAATCCATCTACACCAGCGGCAACCGACTTATGTTATTCAAATGGGCGAGACGCAAATTGCCCTTGATACTGCCATTGCACGGGATATTTATGTGCGTCTTGTATAATCTTCAGAAAAAATCGTTTTGTTGTTGTGTCCTTTTTATGTAAACAAGCAAAACATGTCTGTCAAAAAACCTCTTCTTTCAGATAACTCTCCCCAAATCTGCCTGTTTTAAACTGATTTTTCAGCAGTAAAGGCTTGTCGAATATTCCTACAACGGTACAAAAAATATACGTACTATATTCCCCTCCACTTATAGGTTAAACGAGGGTGTATGAACTAATTCTTTCATAAATTCATATGAAGAATGCCTTCTGCAACAACGTAAATTATTAGGGTATATTATTTGCTTTCCTTAGTAACGAACCAGAAGCGGAAAATACATGGACATAAATTTATAAGTCAGAAGGAGCTTTACGATTATGGATCCTGGTGTACTCATTGGAATGATAATTGGTGGTGCATTAATCTTGGTATCTATCATATTTGAAGGCGGTGCTTCGGCAATACCGGGGTATATAAATATGCCGGCGATGATGATTACTATTGGAGGCACACTGGCGGCAACCCTTATCAGATATCCAATTCCTATGGTCATTGGTGCAATCGCCGTGGTAAAAAAGACGATATTCGTAAAGATTGGGGTGGCTGAGGAAACGATCAAACAGTTGGTTGAGTATTGCAAGATTAGCCGTCGTGAAGGCCTTTTAGGGCTGGAGAAAGAAATAGAGAAGATTAAAGACGAGTTTTTGATCAA from Candidatus Brocadia sp. includes these protein-coding regions:
- a CDS encoding SoxR reducing system RseC family protein; translation: MRGKIISISYDVAEVCIIREKTACENCAACSNKIGVHDMIKVAAIQGLQVGQEVLLRETRNWFTKNKIVFALLAFVFGMIVTEAMSTIVSFGIYRTEIDLLVGGLMTIIMVMVLWIKRPRYFFTIELTERGKDSL
- a CDS encoding metal-dependent transcriptional regulator gives rise to the protein MTEPCQEEILELIWTIDEEIGKVERDSLIKKINLPSAEQLLNTLIHENYVTISDSKVALTKKGLADARLVIRRHRLAERLLNDVLDVKEDAMDSSACKFEHILDEEVTTSICTLLGHPVSCPHGKAIPPGECCAKANKEIRPIVMPLSDLKSGDEAKIAYIVTKFHGRLDRLSSMGLLPGVQIHLHQRQPTYVIQMGETQIALDTAIARDIYVRLV